From the Tenacibaculum dicentrarchi genome, the window ACGCTTGCATTTGTGCAATGGTAAAATCGGTTAAAGAAGCTTCACTTGCGCCAATCATAAATTTTTCTGACATTCCAGATTGTAACCAAGCAATTCCATTTAATAACGAATGTAAACCCGTAGAACAAGTAATAGAATGCGAAATTTCAGGACCATTTGATTGTAAATCGTGAGCAATCCACGACGAAATATTTCCTAAAGTAGTAGTTGGAGAACTTAAAGTTGATGATTTTCCTGTTTCTAAAAACTCTTTATGATATTTTTCAAACAAAGAAGTCGCACCTCTTGACGAGCCAATATTAATTCCAAAGTTATCTTCTGATGTCCAGTTTGTTTTTTCAATTGCTTTTCTAGCAACATAAATTGTATATAAAACCGAATCATCTAAACTTTTGTATTTATTATCAGAATTTCTGATAATATCAATTGCTTGTTTATCTTCATCAGTTAAGCTTCCTGTCCAAACAGTTTCTTTTAATGTTAGAAAATGTTTTTGGTTTAGATAATTCTCCCAAATTTGATTAGCATTACTACCTAAAGCAGAAACAGAAGCAAAAGAGGTAATAGAAATAGGTTGTTTCAACACATTTAATTTTCTGCAAAAATAAAGGTAAAATCAAGTATTATGAAATAAATCTATTAAATAACCCAAAGGTTTTAGAAAATATCTAAAACCTTTTGAATAGTTGTATATACCTTTTGTAGTTGTTTTTCTGTAATTATATAAGGTGGCTGAATGTAAATAGTGTTTCCTAACGGACGTAAAAACACGCCATCATTCATAAAATGTTTTAATAATTGGTCACGTAAAGTTCCGTAACGATTGGCATTTGTTTTTAAGTCGATAGCTAAAATAACTCCTTTCGAACGTGTTGAAGCTACTTTTGAATGTTGCTTAATTTTATCTTCAAAATCTTTGTGAGAATTTGAAATAAACTGAATACTATCTTGAATTTCTTTGGTTTGTAATAATTCGATAGTCGCTAAAGCTGCACTACAAGCAATCGGATTTGCCGAATATGTATGACAATGAAAAAATCCTTTAGCAATATCATTGCTTAAAAAAGTACTGTAAATTTCTTCGGTACACGAAGTAATTGCCATTGGAACTAATCCGCCAGTTAGGGCTTTAC encodes:
- a CDS encoding beta-ketoacyl synthase N-terminal-like domain-containing protein, whose amino-acid sequence is MKQPISITSFASVSALGSNANQIWENYLNQKHFLTLKETVWTGSLTDEDKQAIDIIRNSDNKYKSLDDSVLYTIYVARKAIEKTNWTSEDNFGINIGSSRGATSLFEKYHKEFLETGKSSTLSSPTTTLGNISSWIAHDLQSNGPEISHSITCSTGLHSLLNGIAWLQSGMSEKFMIGASEASLTDFTIAQMQALKVYSKETDEYPCKAFDLDKQKNTMVLGEAAAVFCLENGIKENAIALIKGIGFATEVLKHNTSVTANAECFQKSMKMALADISMDDIDAIVMHAPGTIKGDLSEINAIHAVFGDKKPFLTTNKWKVGHTFGSSGLLSLELAILMLKHQKTIEVPFAEKQNHPKKIKNILVNAVGFGGNAVSVLISAQNIKK